CAAGGGGGGCAGGGGAGCAGAAGGGAGGTGGTGAAGGGCCCTCAGGTTTTTGTTTCACGGGGAAGCCATTCAAACattgattttcagtcacacatgGTGCTTTTTGTGACTGAGGACACCTGATGCGTTGCATCAGTGGGGTAATCAGAGATATCAAGCTGGGTGAAGATCCACAGAAAGGACTTCTGCCTATTGTCTGACTCATACATAACATTAAATATACATTCTCACAGACAAATAATCTGCTGCTTGCTAAACCATCCATCACTGAAGCTGGCAGGCATTCAGTTTAAAAGAACCTGTGATTCAATTGCACTATTGCACGTTTATTTCTAGCTATACGTGTATGTAATACTGCTTTTCGTTTTCTCTTTATTACATTCAAGGCATGCTGGACGCACCAGCAGAGAGCAATTTACCGGTGTGAATCGACTGTGGCGGCTTGTTACATTTTAAGATGCCCTCCAACTGGGCCAGGAGGAGTTGTAGGATTGTGTATAGAGAatgagcacagacagagagagaaagtcagAATAAATAGGGCCAAATGCTTAACTTACCTGGTTGCCACCTTGGCCGTGGCAGCCAAACAGAGATATGTGGGCACCCGTGGGATTGTGCTCAGGAGAATTGTAATCAAGACACTCTGAATGTATCCCTGAGCTACGCACCTGGTAGGACGAGAACAAGAAATATCAATAACAATTATAATGCAGCACTGTGCATTGATTTCTGTGAGGAGTAGCTTGGTTTTATTCTCTACAGGCAGGTCAGACTGTAAGGCCACAGCAACGGTGCAGCTGGTACATTCAGACATCTGAttacaagaaacaaaaaaaagagttctTCTGCTGAGACTTCTGCCTGCTGTTTGCCTATTTTCCACTTCAGCTCACACCAATTAGGCAATCAATATGAATTgtattcatatgcattcataTAAGAATGCCAACATTCCTCCCTTGATAAAATGCAGTGTTGTCGGATTGTAATCACAAAATGTTAGAAAGTTCAGACAGCGGAACTAAACATAGTTTCAGACAAAGCCCTTTTCAGCTGCAAATGTGAAATATCAACAACATGACATGGTGGGGAATGTTTGGATATAAAGccagaaaaagaaaactttcagggagttttctttttttccttcgtGCACAATTGTTACATTGTTGTGGCTGAAATTTCATTAATTTAGAAAACCTGCACTGAGGCACCCAGGAACACATTTCACCAGGTGTCTGGATTATAATGATCCTGAGCCCAGTCCAAATGGGTTTCAAAGCTTTTGTCTGTCTCAGTTCAGCCTTCTCATTTTCGACAGGATTTTCCCACATCATGCCCCAACCTAATTTCCTGATTCAGACTCAGtacattatacattatatataagACAAAACACTAAAGAAGATATTTTCAAGTGCAGTTTTATGACACTTACAGCTCCATGCCAGCCATTCCTGTCCTCAGGTACATGCAAATCAGGGTAGATATTCTTCAGATACCAGTCAAAACTTTCACATTTCAGCCTCTCCCTCAGCAGCAGCCGCTCTGAGATATCACCATAGGACTCCTGCAACGTAAGCACACAATATCTGTCAATCATTATTTTACACATCTATGGCATGACAGTATTGCCACATCGATACAAATTTTACTACAATTTTTTTTCACACCATTTGGattaaacacacagctgtcatttggtATGGTGTTCCACCCAAAACACAGCATAAACGCAAACAGTTACACCCTGCAGATGAGGGCTAAATCCTTCAACAGCCATGTCCTAAAGGCACTTTTGGCACATGATTGTGTGCTTATAGTTGTGTTTACACAGCTCCACCTTTACAACTCAAAGTCCAGAACAtttacacactttttttttctcatggaTGTCACTGACAAGCTACACGTCAGTGCTCCAACCAGGACATAGTTTATAACTGCATCTGTTGAGACTCATTCATAAAGTGTAAAGTTTATTATTTCATCCCATTAGACATTAATGTAAATTTGTGTATAATAATTTGAGTTGAGGCCAATAACGTCTTCTAATCAGTTAGTCCCTGACTTCAAGTGAACATTTGAGCCAGCTTTTAAAAGATTCCCTCAAGGTGTTTTCCACAGATATCCGACCACAGCTGTCGTtgccacaaacaaacaagtaagattttaatcctttttttaatcctttgAAAACTTACCACTAGTTCAGCCATTCTACTCTAAATCTCCAAatccaggaagaaaaaaaatcatcacacaaaaaaaaaagatacattgGAATAAGCGCATCTGTCCATCTGTTCAAATACTTTACAAAGTGTGAATCATTAGCATAAAAATCTCATGCCTAATATGATGATCCTGGTCTGGCAGTGCTGTGTTCAATCTCCCCCTGACCAGGTAATTTATTGTTTGATCAAAGATCCCAGACATTAATAATGTACTTTTTCTCAGATAGGTGAAACTGAGATACATGAATTTTTGATGGTGCTCAATACTCAGAACCTGAGAGGCACGGCACATTGTGTGCACACACCCTCACATGCATATACCTGACCCAGACACACAGGTCAGGGCGTGATCATATGTAGACACCCTGACAGGTAAATTACATCATATGAAACAAGTCAATCTAACATCAAAGGTAAGCGACTCTCCGCACATATTGCCAAGATGCTGTATGGTGTAAGATGACATCATCGCAGGGTTTTGTACAAGATGAAACATGTAATGGCTACTAATCCAAATATGATACAGGTCATATTTAGCATCATGTGCAGCTAGGCATACCATATCTTATTGTCTTACCTTTCTTGCTGGGGGGTTCCTGTTGTAGAAGTGCTGTTTATAGGAGTCCATCCAAACCTCTGCAGCTCGCACGGTATTCTGGAGGAAGTTGGGCCGTGCGTAAGGTGCTTTTTTAGGGAACACGTGGCCTACGTGAGAGCAGGGGTGAATCTCCAGGCTGCCCCCACACTGCCACACCTGAAAGGGCCAGACAAGACCACATATAAGAGCTCAAtctcatttttttgttgcatgTTATGCAACAAATTTACACAGATTATCTAAGATTAAATAAGGATTCGTGTCTTTGAGCTACACAGAGTATTAACTGTTATTAACTAGGTATTAACTATCAGCTGCAGTGATTCACTGCCATGTGGTGTGTTACAGTGACATACACTCATAAAGAACAGCGGAGACACAGATACAGCATGTTCACCATTGTCAAAAGTACATGAGgtgtgaaacaggaagtggttatGTATGATAGTTAGATATTCAAATCcaatttaacacacacagtccaagTGGTAAGTATTCTGTTTCTGATCTCTTGGATCTTTATTTTAGCACATTCTGTTTGAAGTACAATTCTGGATATTACATCAAAGCACAGAGTCTTGTGCTTCATTTAAGCATTCATTTGAGAGGCTTTAAATCAAACTGGAATAACTGTGAAATACAGTCCTCAAATTAGTAGTTGGAAGCTACAAAAGGTTTCTGTGGTAGCTGCCTTTTAACTAGATTTATTCACATTAAGGGTTTAAATATGATTGAGAGTTATCCTGAAAAACTAGAAATAAGGAGCAGATGTGTTGTGAATGATCAAGAGAAGAGTATACCACCAGAATTTTAGGGGAATTAACACAAGTCAAGCCTCAAATACATGACGGAACCCAGTAGAATTTGTGAACTGATCTGTCTCCATCAGAAtgaaaaaagaggaagtgaagAGAAGAAAGGACATGACCAGCTtcatctgttaaacatggtgcTGCTTCTGTTATGGTTGAGGCTGCCAAAAGAACTGGCACATTGGTATTTATTAAAGCATTCACAGAATGTAGCAGGATGGCGTTTTGTTGGATTTGCAAAAAGCTAAATGCGCTACAGCGCTTTAGACCCCATTTCCTCATGTGGCTAAATCAACCAAACCAAAAATGTAGACTTTCCTGGAAAGCtataaaaaatgttgatgactcatCCTACAATCTGGGATGGAAACTAATTTTACGACAGTGAAGTACTGTCTGAACATTTTATATCCCTACCTTCCCCTGTGTCTCTCCCTGTGAAAATTCAACCTGTGTCTGAATGCATCTCTGATTCATGGAAccaatttattttattatttatattatgtaATGGCTTAAGCTATTGCCACagaaaaactaaaacaacaaaacaagaccCTTAAAGAATGAAAGGTTGTGAACAAGGTGTTTCTTAATACTTGGCTGAGCTATGTTCTAATAACAATGCATAATCATAACCATAAGTCTACAGCCAAACAGCCTTTACAAGACAGTCCTTTCCATCTTAATTCACCAGAATTTTTATTCGGCGGTGTTGTATTTTAACTCCCAAAAAAAGATCTGAAAAGCAATTCACTAAACATGCATTATGCATGGCAAAAAGTCCCAGTGAGAggcctttttttgtttccacatGCATAACAGATCACTCAGGGGAGCAGCCCATTCGTCTTCACACAGCAACCAAATACACACTAtaaatcatacacacaccatTTATATTGTCTACACTTGCATGCTCCTGCAACAATCTTACACAAAGCCTAAAATCTGTGCCAATTTGATTGACGCAAACAAGTGAAAAGCGACACCGACGTCACAACAAGCCAATATCAGGGTGCAGTTTCAGATGCCATGGCTGACTGTGATCTGACACTGACGTGTGTGTCTCTCACAGCAACTGCGCATTGTTAGATTTGCACTGTTGGATTTGATGAATCAGGGGCTTACACCATGAAAACATATTCCGTCTGGTAATGAGAAGCCAATAAACCACAATTAATTGATCATTCTGCCTGCTATTTATCACAGTGACAAACGAGCCGAGTCGGTGGATGCTGTGTCTGGGAACAGGATATTTGGTAACAAAGCAAGTCCGATAAGTCACTCTTTCCCAATGTTTTTAAAAGCTGACTTCTGTTGTGCCTCAATCCAGAGATGCTTTCCTCACACACAGGCTACAGAGAAGGATGGTTGGGATAAACAAGTTTTACTGCTGACCATGTTAACTCTAGCTGTCAACAACCATCTTCTCTAGGCAACACACTGACTAAGGGTGAGTAAAGCATTTAATCTCACTTAAACGTACCCTTACAATCCAATTAAAGGATTTCACTTCGCTGTGCTGATTGTTACACTGATGCAAAACTAAACTTACCCTAAAGGAGAGCTCCAGGTTTTCTCCTCCCCACACCTCCATGCCCATGTCATATGTGCCGAGGTACTCAAAGTAAGCCTTGCTCACTGCAAATAATCCACCTGCCATTGTAGGAGACCTGTGAGAGTGTAGGAATAAGGAACAGGAAGTAAGGGGTATTATAGATGACTCATGTGATGTTAGTGCAGAATATTATTAAGTAATAGAACACTTTGAGTGCTATATTAATAGTGAGAGGTGTATTACATGTTTGACAGCAGATCTCTACAATGACAACGTGCCAATCTGATAATGTGATGCCACGCTGGTACCTGATGGGGTCAATGCGAGACTTGCGCCTCTTGCGTTCCACTTCAGGGACTGAGTGCCATTGAAAGGTCAGCCTCCAGTCGAACCCGCCGATCATCGGCTCATCTGTTTGCATGTAAAACTCAAAGGTGTTCCAGTCAATGGTGTCGATCACAGGACACACGATGGTGCTGGCGTTCTCACCAATCCTAAAGATGAAGCCAGTCAAACATTGCTCAGACTCAGTTTGCATTAATTTCAAAGCAGTTCATAAAGACTTTAACTTATTCACCTTTCCAGTAGTGGCTCGATCCAGCCTGGGACACACTCACAGTGACAATCAAGAAAGGTCAGGACATCACCAGTGGCATAGGTGGCACCAATAAGACGTGCCCGAACAAGTCCTTCCCTTTTGTTTGTGCGAATCAGCCGCACACGTTGCAGCTTACTGATGTAGTCAGCGAGCTGGGATTTAAGGTATcctaagaacacacacagataaacatctTTACTATTAAAGACAGCCAAACAAGACATAGGAAATAGCTGTGTCTAAGGTAATAAATGCAAATTAATTCTAGAGTTATAGCCAAGTCATGTTTTGTGAGGTCCCAGTGTCCTTTGACCAATAAATTCTGATCAGTTCATCCTTGAGGTGTCCCTGAGATAGTATCACTACAAAGATGGGCCTGAGGATCAGACAACCCAATGCCTAGTGCTATAAAAAAAAGCCTTCAACTTGTCTGATGCCGAACTGTTCCAACTATCTTAAAGAGAGGGCTTGTCAGTCAGGCGTCTGTCTGCACTGACTCTTCTGGTTCAGGAGTGGCTTGTCTAGCATTCCATCTGGTCAGGGTGGTTAGAGGAGAGGAAATGATGTCATAGCAGCTCAGGGCTCACTGAAGTCATCATTATGGTGTAATGTCTCCGATACACACAGACTGCGACCAAATACTAATTCCATTAGGAGGGTCAGACATCAGCCTACTCCTGTATCCAGTTTCTGAGACGGAAGGGTATCGTTCTCAGAAAGCAGACATCCCATTCACTGAGGAAAACTGTCAGATGTGACTGAAAGCTCTACTTTGACTACAAACTGTTTCATGCTCCCACATTCAAGAACTGTACGTTTCTGACAGGAAATAGGATGCGATTTCATGACCTGTGCATGTTTTACTCATAAAAGAAACACCTCCCT
This region of Parambassis ranga chromosome 2, fParRan2.1, whole genome shotgun sequence genomic DNA includes:
- the poc1bl gene encoding polypeptide N-acetylgalactosaminyltransferase 4, which translates into the protein MRGRFSRKLGMLAKAGFLLWILWLGYLLLERSSYPSSSSVEEDDEERAHLVRQVSLEETGADGTLARPLYIKPALESNSPGEWGRATHLNLSPEEKKEEQDSVERYAINIYVSDKISLHRHIQDSRMAECRSKKFDYRHLPTTSVIIAFYNEAWSTLLRTIHSVLETTPAVLLKEIILIDDYSDRGYLKSQLADYISKLQRVRLIRTNKREGLVRARLIGATYATGDVLTFLDCHCECVPGWIEPLLERIGENASTIVCPVIDTIDWNTFEFYMQTDEPMIGGFDWRLTFQWHSVPEVERKRRKSRIDPIRSPTMAGGLFAVSKAYFEYLGTYDMGMEVWGGENLELSFRVWQCGGSLEIHPCSHVGHVFPKKAPYARPNFLQNTVRAAEVWMDSYKQHFYNRNPPARKESYGDISERLLLRERLKCESFDWYLKNIYPDLHVPEDRNGWHGAVRSSGIHSECLDYNSPEHNPTGAHISLFGCHGQGGNQYFEYTSQKEIRFNSVTELCAEVVEGQTSIGMRHCPRDGELKPSSIIWEFRMDGTIYHPHSDTCVSAYRTAEGRTDAQMKRCSPGDKSQQWKFEW